One Mycolicibacterium sp. TUM20985 genomic window, ACCGCAGCCAGCTGGCCGCCCGGATCGACAAGGTCGTCGCCGAGGTGGACCTCGATGCGGTCCGCCGCCGCAAGGACCGGGTGGCCGGGCGGGAGGTGTTCGTCGGGGATGTGGACAACGGGTTGGCCGAGATTCACGCCACGGTGTACGCCTCCACCGGTCACGCGGTGGCCGACACGCTCACCGCGCTGGCCGCCACGGTGTGTGAGGACGATCCGCGCACGGTGGCCCAGCGCCGCGCCGATGCGTTCGACGCCTTGGCCGCCCGCGCGGAGCGGTTGGGGTGCCGGTGCGGCAACCCGGACTGCCCGGCCGGCGGGAAGACCGCTAGCGCGGTGGTGATCCACGTGATCGCCGAGGCCGCGACCGTCAACGCGACCGGGAGTACCCCGGCGGCGATGCTTGGCTACGAGGGGTTGATCCCCGCCGAGCTGGTCGCGGAGTTGGCGACGTCGGCCCGGCTGCGGCCGCTCATCCACCCCGGGGACGCGGCCCCGGAGGCGGGGTACGTACCGTCGGCAGCGTTGGCGGCGTTCGTCCGCAATCGGGATGTGACGTGCCGTTTCCCGGGGTGTGACGTGCCGGCGAACCGCTGCGACATCGACCACAGCGTGCCGTATGCCCAGGGCGGGGCGACGCAGGCGGCGAACCTGTCGTGCAAGTGCCGGCTCCATCATTTGCTGAAGACGTTCTGGGGGTGGCGTGACGAACAGCTCGCCGATGGCACGTTGATCTGGACGGCCCCGTCGGGCACGAGGTATGTCACCCACCCCGGCAGCGCGTGGCTGTTTCCCAACCTGTGTGCACCCACCGAATTAGTCACCGCCGCAGTCCCCGCGACCGCGCCGTGTGGTGATCGGTCGGTGATGATGCCGCGGCGGCGTCGCACCCGCGCCCAGGAACGCGCTGCGGCGATCAAAGTCGAACGCGCCCACAACCACCGCAAGCGCACCGAACCGCCCGCATCGGCATACATCCCCGACGAAGACCTCGAGTACGACGACGCCTTCACCAAAGAGCCTGAGCCACCACCCTTCTGACGGCGGCGGCGTCAGCAGCTGAACCGCAAGCCGATGTCGGCAGGCGGGGTCACCCTCTTCAGGCAGCCGAATCCCTCGACGCCCGCAGCGCTGAGCTTGACGGCAGTCTGATGCGCGTAATCGACGCAGAACAGACCCACCGCGTCGGCGCGACAGCGGTACTCGCCGAACGCCAACGAGTGCCCAGCGGGAAGCTCCGCGCCGGTGCCGTCGCCGAACGGGCCCGGATCGCCATGCGGCGAACCGACGTCGACGCCCGCCGCGGCGAAATCCACCCAGTTGGCCTTCCACGCCGTCTCGATCCCGGGCGGACGCGGTGGCGGATCGGCCAACTTGACCAGGCACGCCAGCGCGCCATCCACATAGCGGTTGGTCACGCAGTTCGACTCCGTCCCGGCGGTCACGAACGCGACGCCGTCTCCGAGTTCGGTCGTCTCCCCGCCGCGGGTCATCGACCGATAGCCGCTGGCGTCGGCGGGCTCACCCGCCTCGATCCACCGAATCACGTCGGTGACGTCGGTCCCCGCGGCAGGAGCAACGGTCGGTGCAAGCGACGGCGTGGCGGACGGCTTGATGGACGTCGGCGTGGACGTCGCCGTCGACGATGGGAACGGTGAGGTTCGGTCCGCCGCATCGTCGGTACCTGTAGAACAGCCCGCTACCAGCGCACATGCGGTAACGAGTCCGGCGATTCGCATGCCGCCCACGTTAGCGGGCGCCCTTCCATCGGCACGTCAGGCACGTCGGGTCGGCAGTACTTCGCTAACGTCGGCCTATGCACGATCGAACCATTCGCGTGACCATCGACAGCGGAGTCATCGAGGGGTTCACCGCCGACGGCGTCCACCGGTGGCGATCGATCCCCTTCGCCCGTCCGCCCGTGGGCCGACTGCGCCTCCGCGCCCCACAACCGGTGGAGCCGTGGCCCGGCGTCCGGTACTGCCACGGCTTCTCCTACTGCGCTCCGCAGCAGAAGAGATACACGCTGCTCGGCGTCGGCAGGTATCAGCCGATGAGCGAGGACTGTCTGACGGTCAACGTCGTGGCGCCCGAGAAGCCGTCCGACGAGCCAATGCCGGTGATGTTCTTCATCCACGGCGGCGGTTACATCCTCGGCAGTTCGGCGACACCGATCTACGACGGTGCCGCCATGGCGCGGCGCGGTTGCGTCTACGTGTCGGTCAACTACCGGCTCGGCGCCCTTGGCTGCATGGACCTCTCCGCGCTGGCGACGCCCGAACACCCCATCGACGACAACCTCTTCCTGCGCGACCTGGTCCTGGCACTGCAGTGGGTGCGCGACAACATCGCAGTGTTCGGGGGCGACCCCGAGAACGTGACGATCTTCGGTGAGAGCGCCGGTGCCCACGCGGTCGCGACGCTGCTGGCGGTGCCGGACGCGGAAGGGCTCTTCGCGCAAGCCATCTCCGAGAGTCCGGCGAGCGGCATGTCGGGTCCACCGGACGTCGCCGCGGCCTTCGCCTCCGACTTCGTCGAGGTCCTCGGGGTCGACCAGAAGGATGCCGCAGCCGCGGTGATGGCGGCCCGGCCGTCCGTACTAGTCCACGCGCTCGACGCGGTGATGAGGCGGGGGATGAAGGAGATGCGCGGCGCCTTCGTCGTAGGCCCGACGCATGACACCGAGTTCCTGCCGCGGGACCCGCTGCAAGCCATGCGGGACGGCACCGCCCACCGGATCCCGCTCATCGTCGGCACCAATGCCGACGAGGGCAAGCTGTTCACGCGCTTCCTGCAGTTGTTGCCGATGAGCGAGCCCACGATCGCGCTGCTCCTCGCCGACCTGGACGTCGCGTCGCGGGACAAGATCACCGGCGCGTACCCCGGCTACCCGAGTCCTAGTGCCTGCATCCGGCTCGGTGGCGACTTCGCCTTCGGCACCGCGGCCTGGCAGATCGCCAGCGCGCACGGCAGGCATGCGCCCACCTACGTCTACCGTTACGACTACGCGCCGCGCACGTTCCACTGGTCCGGGTTGGGCGCCACCCACGCCACCGAGTTGTTGGCCGTCTTCGACATCTACCGGACCCGGTTCGGCGCGCTGATGACCGCGGCCGCCGACCGCCGTTCGGCCCGCCGGGTCAGCAACGACGTCCAGGCCAGGTGGCGGGCGTTCAGCCAGGGCGGAGTCCCCGGCGACGGGTGGCCGGAGTACACCCCCGACGAACGCGCGGTCATGGTCTTCGACCGGCGCTCACACCTCGAGTACGACCCCCACTCCGACCGGCGCCAGGCGTGGGAGGGCTTCACGCTGGCTGCGAACTAAGGCCGGCTGCGGTTTCTCCTGATCCCGCTGCGGGTCCGCCGTCGATGTGGTCGAGTGTTGTGGTGACGCATCCACTGGATCCGCTGTCGGCGGACGAATTCGGCGCTGCCGCTGCACTGTTGCGCAGCGAGCACGGCGTGACGGCGGCGCCGTCGGCAACCTCTGAACGGGGGTGGCGGTTCGCCTCGATGGAATTGTTGGAGCCCAGCAAGGGCGAGTTGCAGGCGTTCGAGCAGCAGGGCACAGTGCCGCCACGCCGCGCGACCGTCATCTGTTTGGACAGGTCGGCGAATGCCACCTACAAGGGCGTCGTCTCGCTCAGTGACTCCTCGGTCGAGACGTTCGACCACGTCCCCGGTGTGCAGGCCAACTTCACCGTCGACGAGTTCTTCGAATGCGACCAGCTGTTGCGGCGGCATCCCGATGTCATCGCCGCGCTCACCGCACGCGGCATCACCGACCTCGACGACGTCTTCATGGACACCTGGACGTTCGGCGCCGCCGTCGCGCCGCCCGAATACCGCGACCGCCGGCTGGGCTGGTCGGACACCTGGCGCAAGGGTGCACCCGGCGCCAATCCCTACGCCCATCTGGTCAGCGGTCTGCACTGCGTCGTCGATCTGAACACGATGGAGGTGCTTCGGGTGGAGGACGCCGGCCCGTTCGCCGGCGGGGCAGTCGAAACCCCTACCGTGATGGGCGAATACGCACCGAGGCACATACCCGACCACATCCGCACCGCGTCGACCCGGGAGCCGCTGAAGCCGCTGCACGTCACTCAGCCCGACGGGCCGTCGTTCACCCTCGACGGCAACCTCCTGCGGTGGCAGAACTGGTCGCTGCGCGTCGGCTTCAACCATCGCGAGGGCATGACCCTTCACACGGTCCGGTACCGCGACGGCGATCGCGAACGATCCATCGCCCATCGCATGTCGTTCGCCGAGATGATCGTGCCGTACCGCGACTCCTCGCCAGATCACTACCGCCGCACCGCGTTCGACATCGGTGAATGGGGCCTCGGCTTCATGACGACCTCGCTCGAACTCGGTTGCGACTGCCTCGGCGAGATCCGCTATCTCGACGCCGTGATGCACGACAGCAAGGGCTCGCCGTACACCATCACCAACGCCATCTGCATCCACGAGGAGGACGGCGCCGTGCTGTGGAAGCACGTCGACCACGACACGGGCGCCGAGGTGCGCCGGATGCGCCGTCTGGTCATCTCGTTCCACGTCACGGTCGCCAACTACGAATACCTCGTCTACTGGCGGCTCTACCAGGACGGCAACATCGAGTGCGAGGTG contains:
- a CDS encoding HNH endonuclease signature motif containing protein; translation: MDLDAVRRRKDRVAGREVFVGDVDNGLAEIHATVYASTGHAVADTLTALAATVCEDDPRTVAQRRADAFDALAARAERLGCRCGNPDCPAGGKTASAVVIHVIAEAATVNATGSTPAAMLGYEGLIPAELVAELATSARLRPLIHPGDAAPEAGYVPSAALAAFVRNRDVTCRFPGCDVPANRCDIDHSVPYAQGGATQAANLSCKCRLHHLLKTFWGWRDEQLADGTLIWTAPSGTRYVTHPGSAWLFPNLCAPTELVTAAVPATAPCGDRSVMMPRRRRTRAQERAAAIKVERAHNHRKRTEPPASAYIPDEDLEYDDAFTKEPEPPPF
- a CDS encoding carboxylesterase/lipase family protein, coding for MHDRTIRVTIDSGVIEGFTADGVHRWRSIPFARPPVGRLRLRAPQPVEPWPGVRYCHGFSYCAPQQKRYTLLGVGRYQPMSEDCLTVNVVAPEKPSDEPMPVMFFIHGGGYILGSSATPIYDGAAMARRGCVYVSVNYRLGALGCMDLSALATPEHPIDDNLFLRDLVLALQWVRDNIAVFGGDPENVTIFGESAGAHAVATLLAVPDAEGLFAQAISESPASGMSGPPDVAAAFASDFVEVLGVDQKDAAAAVMAARPSVLVHALDAVMRRGMKEMRGAFVVGPTHDTEFLPRDPLQAMRDGTAHRIPLIVGTNADEGKLFTRFLQLLPMSEPTIALLLADLDVASRDKITGAYPGYPSPSACIRLGGDFAFGTAAWQIASAHGRHAPTYVYRYDYAPRTFHWSGLGATHATELLAVFDIYRTRFGALMTAAADRRSARRVSNDVQARWRAFSQGGVPGDGWPEYTPDERAVMVFDRRSHLEYDPHSDRRQAWEGFTLAAN
- a CDS encoding primary-amine oxidase, with translation MWSSVVVTHPLDPLSADEFGAAAALLRSEHGVTAAPSATSERGWRFASMELLEPSKGELQAFEQQGTVPPRRATVICLDRSANATYKGVVSLSDSSVETFDHVPGVQANFTVDEFFECDQLLRRHPDVIAALTARGITDLDDVFMDTWTFGAAVAPPEYRDRRLGWSDTWRKGAPGANPYAHLVSGLHCVVDLNTMEVLRVEDAGPFAGGAVETPTVMGEYAPRHIPDHIRTASTREPLKPLHVTQPDGPSFTLDGNLLRWQNWSLRVGFNHREGMTLHTVRYRDGDRERSIAHRMSFAEMIVPYRDSSPDHYRRTAFDIGEWGLGFMTTSLELGCDCLGEIRYLDAVMHDSKGSPYTITNAICIHEEDGAVLWKHVDHDTGAEVRRMRRLVISFHVTVANYEYLVYWRLYQDGNIECEVRATGIMVTTPLAPGAPNPNGTLVDERTYAPYHQHFLVARLDMDVDGEDNTVFMSESYAEPMGPDNPYGLSLVTRNVPLRTESEGKQDFDFATQRTWKVVNTNVTNGLGTHPAYKLVPGGAIPPMFDPESPVLKRANVIGHTLWVTPSSAEERWPAGEFVNQSAEDTGLGQWTRADRSIADTDVVLWYVFGLHHITRPEDWPVMPVDIVSFWLKPFGFFDRNPSLDVPATNSDTCHAHDD